Below is a window of Agathobacter rectalis ATCC 33656 DNA.
AGCCGGGCAGTAAAAGCAGCTTCTTTTCATGCACCGAATTGAGATAATTTGTAACCGCAAAAATACATACAGCTATACACACAAGCCAGAACAAGCCATACAATACCCCGGTATTAATCGGATATCCAAACAGATTGATATTGACATAATCAGAAAAAAGTCTGCCTGTCCTGACTCCATACATGATATTTATGTACTTAAGGAAGGCTAGGAAGCTGGTTCCTGATATCGTTGTGTAGCAGATAGCCTCAATAACCACTGTCACTGCAGAAACAACGAACACAAATATAATATTGTCAAGCGCTGCGCATATCAGCATAAAAAACATGCCAAGCAATATAAAGCTTATTATTTTCACAGGAAAATAGCATGCCAGAAATTGTCCTATACTAAGCTTAAACGGACTGCCATAGTACAGATAAACACTTTGAAGCGGACTTTTCAGATTTATCGGATTGTAAAAGCACATGCTTATGACTGCATTGATGCCATACAACAGTAATGTGATAAGAATGACCGCCATAATCATCACAAATGACTTTGACGCCATAAGCTGCCTTCTGCCCCTTGCAGTTGTTCTAAGCAATGCAAGCTGGTTCTCGCTTTTTTCATAAAACACAAGATTGAGCGCAATGATAAAAAGCATAATCACAGCCACATAGTCGGTAAGCTCATTGTCTGTAATATTCAAAAGTCCCGATGCATCAATAACCTCAGGCACTGTACCTTTAAGCTTACTGTAGACTCTGCTCGTTTTAGCAGCATTTTTCTCTGCGAAGCCTCCATTGCCGGAAAACTTATTCATAATCGAAATCTCGTCAGCCTTTTCATTTACAGAGTCGAGATACTCATCATAAGACAGACATGCTCCTACTTCCTTGTATACCCTGCTGCACAGACTAATCCTGCCGTAAGTTTCTGCCGTCATCTGCCTTTGTTCAATTTCCGGCAAAACCTCCTCACGGCTGTAATTGCTTATTTCGCCATACAGCGCGCTGTAGTCCTTATCTGTATACCCATCATCATTTACGGTATTCATGGTATACAGTCCAAGAACAGGATTAAGAACAAGCAAAAACAAAAGAATAAGCACTGTTCTTTTAGTCAATAGTTTACATATTTCGTTTTTTACTATATCCATTTTCAGTCCCCATTAAGATACAAATACAAGTCCTCAAGATTTGGCCGCACAGCCTCCTTCTGCCATCTGCCATCATACGAATCGGCAATAATGCGGGCTATGACACCGTCTGCATCCCTTGAAATATTGCTCACCTTATATCCGGTGTTCACCTCATCTATCTCATTATCCGATAAAAAAATATTCCATACCTTTCCATCCAGCTCATTAAGCAGCTTTGACGGAGAACCACTCCTTATTATTTTACCGTTGCTTAACATAACTATCTCTTTAGCGATAAACTCTACATCCGTAACCACATGAGTCGCAATAATAACGATCTTGTCCTTTGCAACCTCTGATATCAGATTACGGATTCTGATTCTCTCCTTTGGGTCAAGCCCCGCCGTCGGCTCATCCAGTATAAGGATGCCGGGATTGCCTATAAGTGCCTGTGCTATCAGTGCTCTCTGCTTCATTCCACCCGAAAAAGCTCCAAGCTTCTTTCCAAGGACATCATCAAGCTTTACCATGCGCACATAGTGCTCTATATCTTTACCGGCTTCACTCTTTTTTAACCCTTTCAGGGATGCCATAAAGTAAAGAAAACGCCTAAGACTAAGCTCCGGATATATATTCTGCTGCTGCGGCATATATCCGAGAAGCTTCCTGTATTCACTTCCAAGCTCGTCTATGCCCCTTCCGTCAAGCAGCACACGGCCTTTTGATGGAGTCAGATTGTCAGAAATGAGATTCATCATAGTTGATTTACCGGCTCCATTAGGTCCCAAAAGCCCATATATGCCGGGTGTAAATGAAAAAGACACATCATCCAGCGCAGTTTTATCCTTATAAACTTTTGTAAGCCCCTCCAATTCAAGTGTCATTGTTTATATTCCTCCCACTGGTTTCTTACACTGTCAAGATAGCTGTCCATTCCATCTGCTGTAAGCTTTTGTACGGCACCGTCTAAAGTATCATCTACAGTGGCACCATGCAGTCCTGTCATGAAATCATCTAAATCTGTTGAAATACTGCCCATATTCTTAGTATCCGGTTCGAAGCCGATAAACGGAGACAATGTGGCATTGTCATAAAAGTCAAAAAACTCCTTCTTACGATTGTCCACATATTTCTCGTTCTTTGTCGGATAAACATTCACGAAAAGATTAAGACTAAGCTTCGTCAGATAGTCATCATCCAGACTGCCTCCATCACAAGCTTCTGCAATGCCATCTTTAAGCTTATAATCCTTATCTTTTTCACCGTACAAAAGGATATTGCCGTACTTTTCATCTCCATATAACAGACTAAGGAAATCCATCACAGCAGAAGCATCCTTTGCTTTCTTTGCTACACCGATGGAGCTGTTTATCCTTGATGAAAGGTAAGTCTTTACTTCCTTTACCGTGATATTGTCCTTTTTGAAATTTTCATCCACGCTACCGACACATAAAGCAGCCGCAAAATTGCCTGCCTTGATATTTTTTAATATCTGAGCATCATTCAGCCCCGGATTGTTGAGATATGTTATCTCATTTGTCAAATCATCAGACATATAGCCGTCTTTCTTCATCCGGTCAAGCACCCTCAGATACCCGGTAAATTTCTGTGACTCTAAAGGATTTCCAACAGACATAGTATCATAGTCGAAGCAGAGCCCGTTTCTTATCTCACAGCCAAGCATATCATCAAATCTATATCCGTTTATGAGATACTCGAACCTCGGAGTATCACTTTTATCCCATTTAACCCCCTGAAGTATCTGATATATTCCGTCTATGCTGCCATCCCATGCACTTATCGCATCGTCAGAAACGTAATCCCTGTTGAAGGCTGCATAAACTACTCCCTCACCACTTGCAAGTGCTGACGGAATCGAATAAATATGCTTATCGCATTTAACCATCTCCCAAAGATTCTTTGGAAAAGCCTCATAAAGTGTTTTTCCTTTATCGCCTGATAAGATATCATCAAGATTCAGGACCAGATCCGAGCGTACCAGATCATACACCGGATTATTTCCGGCAGCATCACCGAAACCCAGGAATGCTATATCTGTTTTACCGTTTTCCAAGGCTCCCTCAACAGCCTGTCCGTAATTGTCATAGGACAAGGTTTTGATTTCGAGCTCATAATCATGTCCGTCCGCAGCAAGTGCATCGTTGAACTTCTTTAGATTATTCTTATCAATCTTACAAATATCAGGTATAGCAAACGTTATAACCTGCGCATCTGAATTTCTTTTGTTCTCTGATTCTTCTTTATCAGCTTTATCCGACTTTTTTGTTTTATCAGCCGACTCTGTCCGGCCTTCGCTGACAGCTCCGGCATTATCCGTTTTTCTGTTAAGGCAGACTGCCGCCACTGCTATAACAACAATGACTGCTACTGCAACCGCTATCAAAATACCCTTTTTCTTACTATTCTTCATCATCAAAACACCTCAATTCCTTTGGTTCAAATACTCCCTTGTTCAATTCATCAAGACTTATTACCCCAAGGCACAACTTTCCGTTATCATTTGTATATGTGACATATACCGACTGACCGCATATGCTTGCAATGCTAAATGCCTTTTCAGTAGACAGCTTCATCAGTTCTTCACTCTTATCATCCTTCAAGCGATAATATGTCACTTCATCACTTTTTTCTTCAGAAAGGGCATAATATAAAAAGTCTCCGCTCTTTTTTAATGGTCCATATTGTGTTTTTCCATCCGCATCTATCGGAAGCTGTCTTGTCTGTCTGCTTTCGGTGTCAAACACAAAATATCCATCCTTTGACGAATAATAACCATCGCCATCTAACAGCCTAAGATCGTTAATATGGTCTATTTCCGTCAGACATGTTGTCTTTTCATCTGCTATATCATATTGATATATTCCATTAAGCATATTATCATAAGCAAAAGACTCCGCATCATCTGACGCTCCCTCCTCTATCATCAGCTCTGTAACATCATCTCCAAACCGCACAGTCGAATAGTACACTACTTCGTCTTCATAATATATGTCCGTAATATTTGCCTGTTCGCTTGTTATCTTATCACTCATATACACCTTGTAATTATCGAGATCTATAACAAAAATACCGGCTTCAGGCTTATCATCATTTACAATCTGTCCTTCATCATTAAGCTCTATTCTGTTACTGTAAGCTCCTATAACATAATTATCCCTGTACAAAACAGCCGTAACATTCTGAACATTCTCTAATTTGGCTGCTTTTTTACGATTCTCACCGTTTGAGTCCATAACATACAGATATTGAACTGTCATATCTTCATCCGACATATTTCCTACATAATAAAGATGGTCATTGTAAAGCACCGTTCCGGCTCCTTCTAAACCATAAAAAGCTGCAGGACATGAGGGCTTCTCATTGGAGCCCGAGAATCCTTCATGTGTGCAGTTGGGCTTATCGCAATAGACCATGTCCTTGCCTGATGCCGTATCGATGAGATGCAGTATTCCGGAATCATCAAGATACAGTACATTGTCTTCTGAATAATTACATCGTACATCTCCAGAGCCATATGTGTACATTGTATTGGATGTACTGCGGTTTCTATTCTTTATTATAAAAACCGCAGTCACAATACAGATGATAAGTATGAAGATGATTGATGCGATTAATATGCGTTTTTTCTTCATAGTGCCCCTCCCTTTTTGATAATATTATACATAAAACAAATTACTCCGAATGCAAAAGGCGAAATTAGTACTTTTCAAGGTGAATTTATTAAATTTTCATCAATATTTTCACGGTGAACCGTTCATCTGAACACTCAAAATCCAGTGTGCTTATATATTTATCAAGCACTTTCTTTACATTCTTTAATCCATAACCATGTTCTCTTACAGATTGTTTTGTCGTAATCGGCAATCCCCCTTTAAATATCACTTTTTGTAAACACCTGTTACTAATCTCAACAACAAGTGAATCCATTAAATAATTAATTTCCAAATCTATGCTTGGATTTTTTACATCTTTTTGTGCCTCTATCGCATTCTCCAAAAGGTTTCCAAAAATAATATTCATATCATATGCCGATAATTTTAAATCACTCGGAACCACAACTTTTACATTCAACTGAATTTTCTTATCCACCGCACGCTGAAGCATATAATTTAAAACTGTATCAAGCGCCGTATTACCCGAATCAACCAGCCGCCTTGATTCTACAAGATTATTCTCCATAGCTGACACATAATTTTTTATCTGTTCTATTTCGCCTGTTGAAGCAAGCACCGAAATCTCTGCAAAATGACGTTTCATATCATGTCGAAATGATCTTAATGCCTCCATGTTTTCATTCTGAAGCATAATCTCTCTTTCATAAGAACTAACCTGATCTCTAAGTACCTGATTTTCCAAAGCCTTCTGAGAAGACTTAACAAGATCATCCATCAGATATGAAATAATAATATTCACAAGCAGAAATGCTCCGCAGACTAACGAAAGAGAAAATGATGACACGGTTTTATCCATAAATATTACTATTGATGTTATAATACATACTAATAACGACGCAATAATAAACAACCAATAACGATTATTCAGCTCTATGCCTAAATCATTTCCAAAAAATCTTTCTGTAATCAACTGTGCAGCATGCAATAATAAAAGAGCAAATATACTTACAAAAGCTGAATATCCATCATATCCAAAGGGCTTTATCAAAAATGCACTTACTACTAAATCTATGAGACAGCTTACTGCCAAAATATAAAAAACAAATATACATTTTCTTTTTATCGTACCATTATATGATAAAGCAATTGCTGACAGCCCTAAGAAAATACTAAGGAAATTAAATATCGGTTTATAAAAAAACAAGTTTACAAATATCGCTATAAAAACACTAAATAAATATGCAAATACCTTTCGCACTCTGTTTCCATCATTATCAAAAAAAGTATGAGTAAATCTTTCTGCAATAACAGTCTGAGCTACCTTTGTAAACAAAATAACCATTGCTTTTTCAAAAGTCATATCACTTCCTTACTCCTTCCATAGTTAAAAATTGCTTGCTTAAATGAAGCCCTTTTAGACTGTGCTATACTTATTTCCATACCATTTTTCAGTAAAACAGCATCACTTTTCCATGATTTAATACATTTTATATTGACTATATATGACTTGCTTATGCAGACAAACTGAAACGGAAGATTTGATACAATATCACTAAGTTTTCCATAATAAGATACACTTTCACCATCGGTTTTGCATATAGTAATAGTTTTATTTCTACTGGAAAACAACATAATTTCACCATATGGAATAGAATATCCTGTCTTATTATATGTATATCTGAATTCTTTTTTCTGCACATCTTCAAGTTGTAATATTTTAGTCATGGTATCATACAAAACATTATCATCTATCGGTTTTATAAGAAAATCATATGGATGAATTTGAAAAAGCTCCATAGCATAGCTTGTTTTATGAGAAATAAACACAATATTCATCCTGTCATTATGAAGCGTTTCCCTTATATATTTTCCTGCATAAACCCCATTATCACCCGGTAACTCAATATCCAGAAAAAGTATCTGCGGATTGAATTCTTTTATGTCTCTGCATAATGACATAGAATCATACCATACTTCAACCTCGCATTTTTCAGCTCTGTTATTAAAATATTCAATAATTATTTTTTCGAGTACAGCGCACTGATTAATCTCGTCATCACATATTGCCACTTTATAAATCATTGATAGCTTTTCTTTCTATTATTTTTTCTTGTATTTTTCCTATTATCAATAATACAGCAGTAGTTACTTCTGCCATTACAATTATCTTATACCATTTTTTTAAATAAATAAAGAATATAAATATTAAACCTTCAATATAGCAAACAAGCCTTGCACGCCGTCCATATACTTTTTTCTCCATGTTATCCAAATAATGATTCTTATTACAAACTGGTGAGAGTATAGATATAATTATTATAGAACTAATTAATAGAATCACATTTACTCCAACATTCAATTCAACGTATTTTAAATAGAAAATCATTAATACTAAAATGATATATGAGAAAATAGAGCATTTCCATATCTTTTGCATATGATAGCCACCTGCATTCTGACGTAATGGTAAAAGGCAAGCTATATACAGAATGGTTTGACTTATTTCATGTAATAACATTCCTGTAATTATAACCAATATACAGGTAATCAAAATCACCTTTAGTCTCTTAAGACCAAAATATACTATTTCTTTTTCTTCATTATTATCGCTAATTATATTGGCTATTTGTTCTATCATTTAACCTGTTCCTTATATATACTAATGAAATAGATAGTAATAATTCAATAAACTGCATTTTTTTCAGTAAAATAATTATATATAAACTATATGTGTATATATTTTTTTACAAAAAATCCGCAATACCATAATTTAGTATAGCGGATTCATTTCTAAAAAACAATTATTTTAATCTAAAGCGATAGCCTCATTCTCCTGACGTCTTAAAATATCAAACTCATCAGGTGTCTCTGACAGCTTTACATAGAATACCTGCTGTGGATGTGGGCAGGATTCCATCTCATTGCCGTCCTCATCAACGAGCGCAAGCACTGTTGCAAGCACATTGTCACCGTTTGGCTTCATGATTTCTATCTGCTCGCCAACTGAGAACTTGTTTCTCTGCTCCATGCGGTAGAGACCTTTTTCATTTGGTGCACCTACGATACCGAGATAAGTGTAGCCCTTCTCGTAAGTATTGTTATCGTATATCTGAGTCTCCTCCGAAGGCTTTCCGTAGAAAAAGCCTGTGGTAAACTGTCTGTAGGTACAGCTCTTTATCTGCTCTAAGTACCATGGCATATTTGCCTCGTATTTTTCAGGTGACTCAAGATAATCATCTATCGCCTTGCGGTAGGTTCTTGCTACTGTTGCCACATAGAGAGCGGTCTTCATACGTCCCTCTATCTTGTAGCTGTCTATTCCTGCATCAATCAGATCCGGAATATGCTCTATCATGCACAGATCCTTTGAGTTGAAGATATATGTGCCACGCTCATTCTCGTATACCGGCAGATACTCACCCGGGCGCTTTTCCTCCACAACAGAGTACTTCCAGCGGCACGGATGTGTGCACGCGCCTTTATTCGCATCACGGCCTGTGAAATAGTTGGAAAGCAGGCATCGGCCGGAATATGAGATACACATTGCTCCGTGCACGAAGGTCTCTATCTCCATCCTGTCATCTATATGCCCTCTTATCTCCTTTATCTCCTTAAGCGAAAGCTCTCTGGCTGTCACCACGCGGCTGGCTCCGAGATTCCACCAGAACTGATATGTGCCGTAGTTCGTGTTGTTGGCCTGTGTGCTGACATGTCTTTCTATCTCCGGGCAGACCTCCTTTGCAATCATGAAAACTGCCGGGTCTGCAATGATCAGTGCATCAGGTCTGTCCGGCTTCATATTGTGAAGCTCTGTAAAATATTCACGCACTCCGTCAAGGTCATAGTTGTGAGCCAAAATATTGGCAGTAACATACACTCTCACACCGTGAGCATGCGCAAAGGCCACGCCCTCTGCCATCTCCTCCATTGAGAAATTCTTAGCCTTGGCCCTGAGTCCAAATGCCTCTCCACCGATGTAAACTGCATCAGCTCCATATATAACTGCTATCTTAAGTACCTCCAGGCTGCTCGCCGGACAAAGTAATTCTATTTTTCTCATTTTTTCTCCCATACAGTTTTGTATTCATCAAATCTTTGTTGACACCGTAATTCCATCACCTATAGGCATCACTGCCGTCACCAGCTCATCGGAGTGTGTAAGCTCGTAGAGATACTCCCTCATACGCTTGTAGATGGTACGGTTTCTGCGCTCAACGATATAGTGCGATTCTATAATATCGCCATCCTGCAGCACATTGTCGGACACCAGCACCCCGCCTGTCTTTAAAAGACGAAGCACCTGCGGCATAAAGTTGATATACTGTCCCTTTGCCGCGTCCATAAATATCATGTCAAACTGTCCTTCAAGCTGTGGAAGTATTTCTGTTGCATCGCCCTCTAAGAGTGTAATCTGCTCCTGCTTCCCGGCTCTTTCAAAGTTGGCCTTTGCGATAGGTATTCTTTTTTCGTAATTTTCAATCGTCACTATCTGACAACCCTTCGGTGCATACTCTGCCATCAAAACGGCAGAAAAACCAACCGCTGTTCCCACCTCGAGAATACGCATTGGTTTTTGCATTGCAAGAAGCAGCTTTAAAAAGCTCTGCATCTCTTTTCTGATAATCGGAACGAAGTCTCTTAAGGCTTCCTTCTCTATCTCATCTAATACAGGCGTGTTGCCTCTGTCCAAGGAATTGATATATGTGACAAGTCTCTCATCAACTATCATTCTTGTATTTCCTAATCTAATTATTGACACAAATGCGCTTAACGGATAATTACTGTGTATCCGAAGGCTCCGTAGTCTGTGTCTGTTCTTCATCGCTCTTGTCGGAGGACATGATTACCATCATATCCTTTGCCGTCATTGAAGTGTTGAGTGTGTATATCCCTGGCTTTATATGTCCTGAGTAAGCAGACAGCTTAAGCTGGAGATAAAATAAATTGTGATCCCTTACAAGGCCCTTGTCCTCTAAAAGCTGTCCAAGCTCCTCTGCGGAGATGCCCTTTTCCACCTGAACGAGTACATCCTGACCATCGCCATTTGTCATGGCAGGCTCAGTAAAAACTCTGTAGCCAAAATCATAGCAGATGCTGCAGATTTTTATGCCCGCAAACAGCACTAAAAGAGCAATCATTATTGAAAAAGCAACCCTTATAAAACCAAATAAAGCCTTGTTAAAATCCATAAGCTGTTCCTACACTTCCATAATTATAGGTATAATCATCGGTCTTCTCTTTGTTTCCTTCCAAACAAAGTCTCCCAATGCATCCTTTACCTCTGTCTTTATCTTGCCCCAGTCTGTCACATTGTTGTCTGTCAGACGCTCCATTGTGTCATCCAGCACGCATTTCGCCTCATCCATCAGGCTCTCAGAATTGCGCACATATACAAATCCTCTCGATACTATATCAGGACCTGCAAGCAGCTGTCCTGAGCCTGCCTCAAGTGTCATCACAACGATGATGATTCCGTCCTCAGCCAGACGCTGTCTGTCACGGAGCACGATATTTCCTACATCTCCTACACCGAGTCCATCGACCATGACATTGCCCACATGCACTCTGCCTGTCACCTTGGCACCGTCCTCATTGATTTCAAGCACATCTCCTGATGAAAGGATCTTGATGTGGTCTGTATCATATCCGAGCTGCTCGGCTATTTTTGCCTGTGCCACAAGATGCTTGTACTCTCCATGAACAGGGATTGCGTACTTTGGATTGACAAGAGAATAAATAAGCTTTATATCCTCCTGACACGCATGGCCGGAAACATGGACATCCTGGAATATAACATCTGCACCCTTCATCATGAGCTCATTGATGATACCTGTAACCGACTTCTCATTTCCCGGTATAGGGTTTGAGCTGAATACAATGGTATCGTTTGGCTTTATGGATACCTTTCTGTGGGTACCGTTTGCCATACGTGAAAGAGCTGCCATTGACTCTCCCTGGCTTCCTGTCGTGATGATGACAGTCTGCTCATCAGGATAGCTTCTAAGCTGTTCTACATCTATAAGAATATTGTCAGGCAGCGACAGATAGCCAAGCTCTGAGGCTATGGAAATGATATTTACCATGCTTCGTCCCTCGATGGCTACCTTTCTGCCGTACTTCTCCGCACAGTTGATAATCTGCTGCACACGGTCTACATTTGATGCAAATGTAGCAATGATAATTCTGTTTTTCCTGTGATCCTCAAAGATGCCGTCCAATACCTTTCCGACAGACTTCTCAGACTGTGTGAAGCCCGGTCTTTCTGCATTGGTACTGTCGCACATAAGCGCGAGCACGCCCTTCTTTCCAATCTCACCAAACCTTGCAAGGTCGATTGCATCTCCAAATACAGGTGTATAGTCCACCTTGAAATCGCCTGTATGAACAACTATACCTGCCGGTGAATAGATAGCAAGCGCTGCCGCATCCTGGATACTGTGGTTAGTCTTTATAAACTCAACCCTGAAGCAGCCAAGGTTGATATGCTGTCCGTATTTTACGACTTTTCTCTTGACAGTCTTGAGCATGCCATGCTCTTCAAGCTTTCTGTCAATAATTCCGATGGTAAGCTTTGTAGCGTATATCGGTACATTTATCTCCTTAAGCACATAAGGAATAGCACCGATATGATCCTCATGTCCATGAGTGATAAAGAATCCCTTGACCTTATCGATGTTCTCCTTAAGATATGTGATATCAGGGATAACCAAATCTATTCCCAGCATATCGTCCTCAGGGAATGATAATCCGCAATCTACTACAATAATACTGTCCTCATACTCAAAGGCAGTAATATTCATTCCAATCTGCTCTAATCCTCCAAGTGGAATAATCTTAAGCTTACCTGTATTCTGTTTTTCTGTTTTCTTCAAAATATTACCTCCAAATTTATTTCACGTACAACTGCAATCCTAATATTCAAGTGCAGTGTCATCATCCGTAAGCTCAGAAAATACCTTAGCAATAGCCGAAAACTCAACATCGTCTTCAACCATCTGATAAAGCACCTCTTCATCCTTTGTGCTTACTTCTTTTAAAATATATGCTTCACAGTCTCCGCTTTCTTCTCCTTCGGAAACTAAAAGATATCGTGTTCCATTAAGTGTTGTCTCTTCTTCAACCGCAAACTCGACAACATCATTGGTCTGCGGATCAGTAAATTTAATTTTCTGCATAAAAACTAAGACCGACTATTTGACAGATAATCCAAATATCCCTGCAAAATAAAAATCGCTGCTATCTCATCAACAAACTCCTTGCGATTCTCCCTGCGTATGCCGGTTTCCATCATAGAACGGTCGGCTGCGACTGTCGTAAGACGCTCATCCCAGTATATGACCTCAAGACCTGTGCGCCTTGCAAGCATATCCCCGAACTCCTTCGTCTTCTCGCAGCGTTCTCCTTCCGTGTTATTCATGTTTTTAGGATAGCCGAGCACAATCCTGTCCACCTTGTACTCCGCAATAATCTCCTCAATACGTGCCAAAGTCTGTCTGAGCTTGGATGGCGACTTCCTGCGCACTATCTCAACGCCCTGTGCTGTGATTAAGAGCTCGTCGCTCACCGCTACTCCGACTGTCTTTGAACCAAAATCAAGACCTAATATCCTCATATTAATCCCATGCGCTGTTCTCAATGTATGTCTTGAGAACCTCCTCCACAAGCTCGTCTCTCTCAACCTTCATGATGAGACTTCTCGCGTTATTGTGGCTT
It encodes the following:
- a CDS encoding ABC transporter permease, whose amino-acid sequence is MDIVKNEICKLLTKRTVLILLFLLVLNPVLGLYTMNTVNDDGYTDKDYSALYGEISNYSREEVLPEIEQRQMTAETYGRISLCSRVYKEVGACLSYDEYLDSVNEKADEISIMNKFSGNGGFAEKNAAKTSRVYSKLKGTVPEVIDASGLLNITDNELTDYVAVIMLFIIALNLVFYEKSENQLALLRTTARGRRQLMASKSFVMIMAVILITLLLYGINAVISMCFYNPINLKSPLQSVYLYYGSPFKLSIGQFLACYFPVKIISFILLGMFFMLICAALDNIIFVFVVSAVTVVIEAICYTTISGTSFLAFLKYINIMYGVRTGRLFSDYVNINLFGYPINTGVLYGLFWLVCIAVCIFAVTNYLNSVHEKKLLLLPGFACGKNTGCHTSLFLHECYKALVPGKVLLILIAAALFVVWWNPAEKLSYDSVDEVYYKEYMDKYYGPLTAKTNELLDEERAKYDRLSDNIAYDMEQGKSESYINIKYKDELSRQEAFNKLTAHVDYLKTLKEGWLFFEKGYDILTDRTDFKNRDTAQAFVYVILLIAIACGICGADYANHEIRLLRTTRRGRKQHMGIKCILGFLGAVTAFALVYIVRLCNVLSAYGTQGLNAPAASMEHLWRVSQNISVGQYILIIMLMRFIGGLLVSLFVFAMFKYLRSGMSVIISCILFIVLPLALVAFGVTNAQYMLLNPLLLGNIF
- a CDS encoding ATP-binding cassette domain-containing protein, which codes for MTLELEGLTKVYKDKTALDDVSFSFTPGIYGLLGPNGAGKSTMMNLISDNLTPSKGRVLLDGRGIDELGSEYRKLLGYMPQQQNIYPELSLRRFLYFMASLKGLKKSEAGKDIEHYVRMVKLDDVLGKKLGAFSGGMKQRALIAQALIGNPGILILDEPTAGLDPKERIRIRNLISEVAKDKIVIIATHVVTDVEFIAKEIVMLSNGKIIRSGSPSKLLNELDGKVWNIFLSDNEIDEVNTGYKVSNISRDADGVIARIIADSYDGRWQKEAVRPNLEDLYLYLNGD
- a CDS encoding extracellular solute-binding protein gives rise to the protein MMKNSKKKGILIAVAVAVIVVIAVAAVCLNRKTDNAGAVSEGRTESADKTKKSDKADKEESENKRNSDAQVITFAIPDICKIDKNNLKKFNDALAADGHDYELEIKTLSYDNYGQAVEGALENGKTDIAFLGFGDAAGNNPVYDLVRSDLVLNLDDILSGDKGKTLYEAFPKNLWEMVKCDKHIYSIPSALASGEGVVYAAFNRDYVSDDAISAWDGSIDGIYQILQGVKWDKSDTPRFEYLINGYRFDDMLGCEIRNGLCFDYDTMSVGNPLESQKFTGYLRVLDRMKKDGYMSDDLTNEITYLNNPGLNDAQILKNIKAGNFAAALCVGSVDENFKKDNITVKEVKTYLSSRINSSIGVAKKAKDASAVMDFLSLLYGDEKYGNILLYGEKDKDYKLKDGIAEACDGGSLDDDYLTKLSLNLFVNVYPTKNEKYVDNRKKEFFDFYDNATLSPFIGFEPDTKNMGSISTDLDDFMTGLHGATVDDTLDGAVQKLTADGMDSYLDSVRNQWEEYKQ
- a CDS encoding sensor histidine kinase, which codes for MTFEKAMVILFTKVAQTVIAERFTHTFFDNDGNRVRKVFAYLFSVFIAIFVNLFFYKPIFNFLSIFLGLSAIALSYNGTIKRKCIFVFYILAVSCLIDLVVSAFLIKPFGYDGYSAFVSIFALLLLHAAQLITERFFGNDLGIELNNRYWLFIIASLLVCIITSIVIFMDKTVSSFSLSLVCGAFLLVNIIISYLMDDLVKSSQKALENQVLRDQVSSYEREIMLQNENMEALRSFRHDMKRHFAEISVLASTGEIEQIKNYVSAMENNLVESRRLVDSGNTALDTVLNYMLQRAVDKKIQLNVKVVVPSDLKLSAYDMNIIFGNLLENAIEAQKDVKNPSIDLEINYLMDSLVVEISNRCLQKVIFKGGLPITTKQSVREHGYGLKNVKKVLDKYISTLDFECSDERFTVKILMKI
- a CDS encoding LytR/AlgR family response regulator transcription factor, which codes for MIYKVAICDDEINQCAVLEKIIIEYFNNRAEKCEVEVWYDSMSLCRDIKEFNPQILFLDIELPGDNGVYAGKYIRETLHNDRMNIVFISHKTSYAMELFQIHPYDFLIKPIDDNVLYDTMTKILQLEDVQKKEFRYTYNKTGYSIPYGEIMLFSSRNKTITICKTDGESVSYYGKLSDIVSNLPFQFVCISKSYIVNIKCIKSWKSDAVLLKNGMEISIAQSKRASFKQAIFNYGRSKEVI
- a CDS encoding accessory gene regulator B family protein, which codes for MIEQIANIISDNNEEKEIVYFGLKRLKVILITCILVIITGMLLHEISQTILYIACLLPLRQNAGGYHMQKIWKCSIFSYIILVLMIFYLKYVELNVGVNVILLISSIIIISILSPVCNKNHYLDNMEKKVYGRRARLVCYIEGLIFIFFIYLKKWYKIIVMAEVTTAVLLIIGKIQEKIIERKAINDL
- a CDS encoding peptidase U32 family protein, which translates into the protein MRKIELLCPASSLEVLKIAVIYGADAVYIGGEAFGLRAKAKNFSMEEMAEGVAFAHAHGVRVYVTANILAHNYDLDGVREYFTELHNMKPDRPDALIIADPAVFMIAKEVCPEIERHVSTQANNTNYGTYQFWWNLGASRVVTARELSLKEIKEIRGHIDDRMEIETFVHGAMCISYSGRCLLSNYFTGRDANKGACTHPCRWKYSVVEEKRPGEYLPVYENERGTYIFNSKDLCMIEHIPDLIDAGIDSYKIEGRMKTALYVATVARTYRKAIDDYLESPEKYEANMPWYLEQIKSCTYRQFTTGFFYGKPSEETQIYDNNTYEKGYTYLGIVGAPNEKGLYRMEQRNKFSVGEQIEIMKPNGDNVLATVLALVDEDGNEMESCPHPQQVFYVKLSETPDEFDILRRQENEAIALD
- a CDS encoding O-methyltransferase, which produces MIVDERLVTYINSLDRGNTPVLDEIEKEALRDFVPIIRKEMQSFLKLLLAMQKPMRILEVGTAVGFSAVLMAEYAPKGCQIVTIENYEKRIPIAKANFERAGKQEQITLLEGDATEILPQLEGQFDMIFMDAAKGQYINFMPQVLRLLKTGGVLVSDNVLQDGDIIESHYIVERRNRTIYKRMREYLYELTHSDELVTAVMPIGDGITVSTKI